In Archocentrus centrarchus isolate MPI-CPG fArcCen1 chromosome 24, fArcCen1, whole genome shotgun sequence, one DNA window encodes the following:
- the sesn1 gene encoding sestrin-1: MRQAVAPAQNVENQSFAVSDLFKICTHCERLSKKDLGIRIPRPLGNGPSSFIPEKEILQISKVDARTQSIFEDAFAALGRLDNISLVMGFHPQYLASFLRTQHYLLQMDGPLPLHYRHYIGIMAAARHQCSYLVNLHVNDFLQVGGDAKWLNGLFEAPQKLQQIGELNKILAHRPWLLTKEHIEGLLKAEEHSWSLAELIHAVVLLTHYHSLASFTFGCGITPEIHCDGGHTFRPPSLSQYCVCDIANGNGHANHHDDLLGNQDMCGEVEVLMERMKQLQECRDDEEASQEEMATRFEREKTESMLVVTSEDEESAPPRDISRHFEDPSYGYKDFSRRGEQVPTFRVQDYSWEDHGFSLVNRLYPDVGQMLDEKFHMAYNLTYNTMATHKDVDTSMLRRAIWNYIHCMFGIRYDDYDYGEINQLLDRSFKIYIKTIVCSPEKTTKRMYESFWRQFQHSEKVHVNLLLMEARMQAELLYALRAITRYMT, translated from the exons GACTTGGGAATACGGATCCCAAGACCTCTGGGTAACGGACCAAGCAGCTTTATCCCTGAAAAAGAG ATCCTCCAAATTAGTAAAGTGGACGCCAGGACTCAGTCGATATTTGAGGATGCATTTGCAGCCCTCGGCCGCCTGGATAACATTTCCCTCGTGATGGGTTTCCACCCACAGTACCTGGCGAGTTTTCTCCGGACGCAGCACTACCTGCTGCAGATGGATGGACCCCTGCCTTTGCACTACCGACACTACATCGGCATCATG GCAGCAGCCAGACACCAGTGTTCCTACTTAGTCAACCTACACGTCAACGACTTCCTCCAGGTCGGGGGAGATGCTAAGTGGTTGAACGGCCTCTTTGAAGCCCCGCAGAAGCTGCAGCAGATCGGAGAGCTCAACAAAATCCTGGCCCACCGACCGTGGCTTCTCACCAAGGAACACATTGAG gGCCTTCTGAAGGCCGAGGAACACAGCTGGTCCCTGGCAGAGCTGATCCACGCCGTGGTCCTGCTCACACACTACCACTCCCTCGCCTCGTTCACCTTCGGCTGCGGCATCACACCTGAGATCCACTGCGACGGCGGACACACATTCAGACCCCCATCCCTTAGCCAGTACTGCGTGTGCGACATAGCCAACGGCAATGGTCACGCCAATCACCACGACGATTTGCTCGGCAATCAG GACATGTGTGGCGAGGTGGAGGTGCTTATGGAGAGGATGAAGCAGCTGCAGGAGTGCCGCGATGACGAGGAAGCCAGCCAGGAGGAGATGGCAACCCGCTTCGAGAGGGAGAAGACAGAGAGCATGCTGGTGGTCACATCAGAGGATGAGGAGTCTGCTCCACCCAGAGACATCTCCCGTCACTTTGAGGACCCTAGCTATGGCTACAAAGACTTCTCCAGGAGAGGGGAGCAAGTGCCCACATTCAGAGTGCAG GACTACAGCTGGGAGGATCACGGCTTCTCTCTGGTCAACCGGCTGTATCCTGATGTCGGTCAGATGCTGGACGAGAAGTTTCATATGGCCTACAACTTGACCTACAACACCATGGCTACACACAAGGATGTGGACACCAGCATGCTGCGCAGGGCCATCTGGAACTACATACACTGCATGTTTGGCATCAG GTATGATGACTATGATTACGGGGAGATAAACCAGCTTCTGGACCGTAGCTTTAAGATCTATATTAAGACCATCGTGTGTAGTCCTGAGAAGACCACCAAACGAATGTATGAGAGTTTCTGGAGGCAGTTTCAGCACTCCGAGAAG GTTCACGTTAATCTGCTTCTTATGGAAGCGCGAATGCAAGCAGAACTGTTATACGCTCTGAGAGCGATCACCCGCTACATGACATGA